A part of Amycolatopsis lurida genomic DNA contains:
- a CDS encoding M1 family metallopeptidase yields MRYRSTAVIAAVLAASVLGGGTALADTGKPGADGAGDSYYPQDGNGGYDVADYNLKIGYEPATKQLTGLQTITGRATQALSSFNLDLHGLTVDSVKVDGRKATFTRTGDHELVITPARPLRNRERFTVEIAYHGVPQPIEDPALGENGWQYAKSGGAFVAGEPRSATTWYPVNDTPRDKATFHLAVTVPSEWGVISNGRERGKSASGKNTTYVWAEETPAVPYMTTVAIDKWEFERTKLSDGTPVVNAYAPGTPASTKQAEARLPEIIDFLASKFGRYPVDAAGGIFLAEPIGFSLETLSRPIYSGAAGNVPTIVHENAHQWWGDSVAVDKWKDVCLNECFASYAEWLWSEAKSGQDLKARYLTAVQKATDRFWAGKLYDMGPGNEFTYVYSKGPVALHALKNYIGAAPFDRILKTWPALHRDGNASLPEFQKFAERVAHKNLQGFFDAWFYGNTKPAPEFLYPGDLKPAA; encoded by the coding sequence ATGAGGTACCGGAGTACGGCCGTCATCGCCGCCGTTCTGGCCGCGAGTGTCCTCGGCGGCGGGACCGCCCTCGCCGATACCGGGAAACCCGGCGCCGACGGCGCGGGCGACAGCTACTACCCGCAGGACGGCAACGGCGGCTACGACGTCGCCGACTACAACTTGAAAATCGGCTACGAGCCCGCCACCAAGCAGCTCACCGGCCTCCAGACGATCACCGGCCGGGCCACCCAGGCGCTCAGCTCGTTCAACCTCGACCTGCACGGGCTGACCGTCGACTCGGTCAAGGTCGACGGGCGGAAGGCGACCTTCACCCGCACCGGTGACCACGAACTCGTGATCACCCCGGCGCGTCCGCTGCGGAACCGCGAGCGGTTCACCGTCGAGATCGCCTACCACGGTGTCCCGCAGCCGATCGAGGATCCGGCGCTGGGCGAGAACGGCTGGCAGTACGCGAAATCCGGCGGCGCGTTCGTCGCGGGCGAGCCGAGGTCCGCGACCACCTGGTACCCGGTCAACGACACCCCGCGGGACAAGGCGACCTTCCACCTCGCCGTCACCGTCCCCTCGGAATGGGGCGTCATCTCGAACGGCCGCGAGCGCGGGAAGTCCGCTTCGGGGAAGAACACCACCTACGTCTGGGCCGAAGAGACCCCGGCCGTGCCGTACATGACGACGGTCGCGATCGACAAATGGGAGTTCGAGCGGACGAAACTGTCCGACGGCACCCCGGTCGTCAACGCCTACGCCCCCGGCACCCCGGCGTCGACCAAGCAGGCCGAGGCGCGGCTGCCGGAGATCATCGACTTCCTGGCGTCGAAGTTCGGGCGCTACCCGGTGGACGCGGCGGGTGGCATCTTCCTCGCCGAGCCGATCGGGTTCTCGCTGGAGACGTTGAGCAGGCCGATCTACTCGGGCGCGGCGGGCAACGTCCCGACGATCGTGCACGAGAACGCCCACCAGTGGTGGGGCGACTCGGTCGCCGTCGACAAGTGGAAGGACGTCTGCCTCAACGAATGCTTCGCCTCGTACGCGGAATGGCTTTGGTCGGAGGCGAAGTCCGGGCAGGACCTCAAGGCGCGCTACCTGACCGCCGTACAGAAGGCGACGGACCGCTTCTGGGCCGGGAAGCTGTACGACATGGGGCCCGGCAACGAGTTCACCTACGTCTACTCGAAGGGCCCGGTGGCGCTGCACGCGCTGAAGAACTACATCGGCGCGGCGCCGTTCGACCGCATTCTGAAGACGTGGCCCGCCCTCCACCGCGACGGCAACGCGAGCCTGCCGGAGTTCCAGAAGTTCGCCGAACGCGTCGCCCACAAGAACCTCCAGGGCTTCTTCGACGCGTGGTTCTACGGCAACACCAAACCGGCGCCCGAGTTCCTCTACCCGGGCGACCTCAAGCCGGCCGCCTGA
- the pcp gene encoding pyroglutamyl-peptidase I encodes MTSVLLTGFEPFGGERVNPSWQAVSLLTGRRHDTVAVELPCVFSRSLVTLRDAIDEYRPELVICVGQAGGRPDVTPERVAINLIDARIPDNAGSQPVDVPVIPGGPNAYFTTLPVKACVTGIKAAGLPASVSHTAGTYVCNQVFYGLMHLLDNDFPGVRGGFVHVPYTPEQAARTTAPSLAVHRAAEALEIIVETALSVTEDLSTPAGTLH; translated from the coding sequence ATGACGTCAGTGCTCCTCACCGGTTTCGAACCGTTCGGCGGTGAGCGGGTGAACCCGTCGTGGCAGGCGGTTTCCCTGCTCACCGGCCGTCGGCACGACACCGTCGCCGTCGAACTGCCGTGCGTTTTCTCGCGTTCGCTGGTCACCTTGCGTGACGCGATCGACGAATACCGGCCGGAGCTGGTGATCTGTGTCGGGCAGGCGGGCGGGCGCCCCGACGTCACCCCGGAGCGGGTCGCGATCAACCTGATCGACGCCCGGATCCCGGACAACGCGGGCTCGCAGCCCGTCGACGTCCCGGTGATCCCCGGCGGGCCCAACGCGTATTTCACCACGCTGCCGGTGAAGGCGTGTGTCACGGGGATCAAGGCCGCGGGGCTTCCGGCGTCCGTCTCGCACACCGCCGGGACGTACGTGTGCAACCAGGTCTTCTACGGGCTGATGCACTTGCTGGACAACGACTTTCCCGGAGTTCGTGGCGGTTTCGTGCACGTGCCGTACACGCCGGAGCAGGCCGCGCGGACGACTGCGCCAAGCCTGGCCGTGCATCGCGCGGCCGAGGCGCTGGAGATCATCGTGGAGACCGCGCTTTCGGTGACCGAGGATCTTTCGACCCCGGCGGGCACCCTGCACTGA
- a CDS encoding SIR2 family NAD-dependent protein deacylase, producing the protein MSELERAAELIDGAGALLVCAGAGMGVDSGLPDFRGDEGFWKAYPPYERLGISFVELADPRHFAEDPELAWGFYGHRLALYRDTVPHDGFRLLRSWGARKPGGTRAFTSNVDGQFQKAGYSQVAEAHGSIHHLQCLARCTKEIWPADDVAVPIDEDSMRALEPLPSCPRCGGLARPNILMFGDYDWLGQRSQAQLDELNAWRREHRDLVVVELGAGQAVPTVRRYSELASAATGALVRINPREPQVRHGRGVSLAGNGLETLRALDALLS; encoded by the coding sequence GTGAGTGAGCTCGAACGAGCCGCGGAACTGATCGACGGCGCCGGCGCGCTGCTCGTCTGCGCCGGTGCCGGGATGGGTGTCGACTCCGGCCTGCCCGATTTCCGGGGCGACGAAGGTTTCTGGAAGGCATATCCGCCGTACGAGCGGCTGGGCATCAGCTTCGTCGAACTGGCCGACCCGCGCCATTTCGCCGAAGACCCCGAGCTGGCCTGGGGTTTCTACGGGCACCGGCTCGCGCTGTACCGCGACACCGTCCCGCACGACGGGTTCCGTCTCCTGCGGTCCTGGGGAGCACGTAAACCGGGCGGCACACGTGCGTTCACGTCCAATGTGGACGGACAATTCCAGAAGGCGGGCTACTCCCAGGTCGCCGAGGCGCACGGGTCCATCCATCACCTGCAGTGCCTCGCCAGGTGCACCAAGGAGATCTGGCCCGCGGATGACGTCGCGGTCCCGATCGACGAAGACAGCATGCGCGCGCTCGAACCGCTGCCGTCCTGCCCGCGCTGTGGTGGCCTCGCCCGGCCCAACATCCTGATGTTCGGCGACTACGACTGGCTCGGTCAGCGCAGCCAAGCCCAGCTCGACGAGCTGAACGCGTGGCGCCGCGAGCACCGCGACCTCGTCGTGGTGGAGCTCGGCGCCGGGCAGGCCGTGCCGACGGTGCGGCGGTACTCGGAGCTGGCCAGCGCCGCGACCGGCGCGCTGGTCCGGATCAACCCGCGCGAGCCACAGGTCCGGCACGGCCGCGGCGTTTCACTGGCCGGCAACGGCCTGGAAACGCTCAGGGCGCTGGACGCGCTGCTCAGCTAG
- a CDS encoding BTAD domain-containing putative transcriptional regulator — translation MRVTLLGPVGAEAGDGTPVDIGGVRLRMLLARLALEPGRAVPVTALIDGLWGAEPPADAANALQSLVSRLRKVLRADDVALDSGPGGYRLDLAREDVDVCRFERLAAEGRAELAGGRDAGAAAILAEALGLWRGQALSDVLEAPFAQAPATRLEDLRLEAAEDRFEAEIRLGGHDRVLADLKEAATRHPLRERLAGLWIRALCAADRQSDALAVYEEVRAALADQLGVDPSAELREIHLAALRGELGPPPAVADHLPVRLTSFVGRDDELKLVAELLAGARLVTLVGPGGAGKTRLATEVATRHPAHARGRVWFVPLAGVRDPGDLSGAVFAALELWDLGLSHGGDPLRRPVDALARAVETLGAGESVLLLDNCEHLVDAAAELANTLLRRVPTLRILATSREALAIDGETLCPLGPLSVPEGTPTVSQAAEAGAIRLFVDRAVAVRPDFVLDESTVDGVAQICRRLDGMPLALELAAARLRSMTVAQISQRLDDRFRLLTSGSRTALPRQRTLRAVVEWSWDLLDDAERVLARRLSVFGAGAEVEAVESVCAGDALPAEDVLYVLGSLVEKSIVDAVAGEHGEPRYRMLETIRAYAAERLDEAGEREPLTKAYHRYYAQLVERLEPMLRTADQLVAISRYDAEHGNIVTALRQAIDGDDVEMASRLFGSTFWYWLVKGDNDRGESFVDEVLTFGDRLDDDFAAAFRAMRAITGIVPGVGDPEAVRELIDDCVRTNAHTRFAGLAIGLPMLAFFSQNKELAHQEAERALASPDPWARSAGSWAHSFILADDGDLEGADRARDKAYEGFTAVGDRWGTAMAVGMKAGDISMSGDHDAALALYRRGLALALELGSQDDVIQQRWRLATEYARAGDLETAMREMRDAERYAIDTGNDQLAVMVLVGKADLLSRAGRIDEARAVGARFRELMATVPMPGMFGDEFGGYIDTEIALAAGDLDGAERGASIVVKSTADRGDMPDLGRIVEVCGLIRFRQGRPETAVRLLGAAKRLRGRLDLGEPGIRQLIDDLREHFGEERYEELLVQDSGLSRPDLVDWIRQEAGA, via the coding sequence GTGCGTGTGACGCTGCTGGGCCCGGTCGGAGCGGAGGCCGGTGACGGCACCCCGGTCGACATCGGCGGTGTCCGCCTTCGCATGCTCTTGGCCAGGCTCGCGCTGGAGCCTGGCCGCGCCGTCCCGGTGACGGCCCTCATCGACGGTCTTTGGGGCGCGGAGCCGCCCGCCGACGCGGCGAACGCGCTGCAGTCCCTGGTCTCGCGGTTGCGCAAGGTCCTGCGTGCCGACGACGTCGCCCTCGACTCCGGGCCTGGTGGTTACCGACTGGACCTCGCTCGCGAGGACGTCGACGTGTGCCGCTTCGAGCGGCTGGCGGCGGAGGGGCGCGCGGAGCTGGCGGGCGGACGGGACGCCGGTGCGGCCGCCATTCTCGCCGAAGCGCTCGGCCTCTGGCGTGGTCAGGCGCTGTCCGACGTGCTCGAAGCCCCTTTCGCGCAGGCGCCGGCGACCCGGCTGGAGGATCTGCGCCTGGAAGCCGCCGAAGATCGTTTCGAGGCGGAGATCCGGTTGGGCGGGCACGACCGGGTGCTCGCGGATCTCAAGGAGGCGGCCACGCGGCACCCGCTGCGTGAACGGCTCGCCGGGCTGTGGATCCGGGCGTTGTGCGCGGCGGACCGGCAGTCCGACGCCCTCGCCGTCTACGAGGAGGTCCGGGCGGCGCTGGCCGATCAGCTCGGCGTCGACCCGTCGGCCGAGCTCCGGGAGATCCATCTCGCCGCGTTGCGCGGTGAACTCGGCCCGCCGCCCGCGGTCGCCGATCATCTCCCGGTCCGGCTGACGAGTTTCGTCGGCCGCGACGACGAGCTGAAGCTGGTCGCCGAACTTCTCGCGGGGGCGCGGCTGGTGACGCTCGTCGGGCCCGGCGGCGCCGGGAAGACGCGGTTGGCCACCGAGGTCGCGACGCGGCATCCGGCGCACGCGCGCGGGCGCGTCTGGTTCGTGCCGCTCGCCGGCGTGCGCGACCCGGGTGACCTGTCCGGCGCGGTCTTCGCCGCGCTGGAGCTGTGGGATCTCGGTCTTTCGCACGGTGGCGATCCGCTGCGCCGCCCGGTGGACGCGCTGGCCAGGGCCGTGGAGACGCTCGGCGCCGGTGAATCGGTGCTGCTGCTGGACAACTGCGAGCATCTGGTCGACGCGGCCGCGGAGCTGGCGAACACCCTGCTGCGCCGCGTGCCGACTCTGCGCATCCTCGCGACGAGCCGTGAAGCGCTGGCCATCGACGGCGAGACGCTGTGCCCGCTCGGTCCGCTGTCCGTCCCGGAAGGCACGCCGACCGTTTCCCAGGCGGCCGAGGCGGGCGCGATCCGGCTGTTCGTCGACCGGGCGGTGGCCGTCCGCCCGGACTTCGTGCTGGACGAGTCCACTGTGGACGGAGTCGCGCAGATCTGCCGCAGGCTGGACGGGATGCCGCTGGCGCTGGAACTGGCCGCCGCGCGGCTGCGGTCGATGACCGTCGCGCAGATCTCGCAGCGCCTCGACGACCGGTTCCGCCTGCTGACCTCCGGCAGCCGGACCGCGTTGCCGAGGCAGCGCACGCTGCGTGCCGTCGTCGAGTGGAGCTGGGACCTGCTCGACGACGCCGAACGCGTGCTCGCCAGGCGGCTCTCGGTCTTCGGGGCCGGTGCCGAGGTGGAAGCGGTCGAAAGCGTCTGCGCCGGTGACGCCCTGCCCGCCGAAGACGTCCTGTACGTCCTCGGCTCGCTCGTCGAGAAGTCCATTGTGGACGCCGTCGCCGGAGAACACGGCGAGCCGCGGTACCGCATGCTGGAGACCATCCGCGCCTACGCGGCGGAACGTCTCGACGAGGCCGGCGAGCGGGAACCGCTGACGAAGGCCTACCACCGCTATTACGCCCAGCTCGTCGAACGGCTGGAGCCGATGCTGCGGACGGCGGATCAGCTCGTCGCCATCTCACGCTACGACGCGGAGCACGGCAACATCGTGACGGCGCTTCGGCAGGCCATCGACGGCGACGACGTGGAAATGGCGTCGCGGCTGTTCGGCAGCACCTTCTGGTACTGGCTGGTCAAGGGCGACAACGACCGGGGCGAGTCCTTCGTCGACGAAGTGCTCACCTTCGGGGACCGCCTGGACGACGACTTCGCGGCCGCGTTCCGGGCGATGCGGGCGATCACCGGCATAGTGCCGGGCGTCGGCGATCCCGAGGCCGTGCGGGAGCTCATCGACGACTGTGTGCGGACGAACGCGCACACCCGGTTCGCCGGGCTGGCGATCGGCCTGCCCATGCTGGCCTTCTTCAGCCAGAACAAGGAACTGGCGCACCAGGAGGCGGAACGGGCGCTGGCGAGCCCGGACCCGTGGGCCAGGTCGGCGGGGTCGTGGGCGCACAGTTTCATCCTCGCCGACGACGGAGACCTCGAGGGCGCGGACCGGGCCAGGGACAAGGCCTACGAGGGGTTCACGGCCGTGGGCGACCGCTGGGGCACCGCGATGGCCGTGGGCATGAAGGCGGGCGACATCTCGATGTCGGGCGATCACGACGCCGCGCTCGCGCTGTACCGGCGAGGCTTGGCCCTCGCGCTCGAACTGGGGTCGCAGGACGACGTGATCCAGCAGCGCTGGCGGCTCGCGACGGAGTACGCGCGGGCCGGGGACCTCGAGACGGCGATGCGCGAGATGCGCGACGCGGAGCGCTACGCGATCGACACGGGCAACGACCAGCTCGCGGTGATGGTGCTGGTGGGCAAGGCGGATCTGCTCAGCCGCGCCGGACGGATCGACGAGGCACGCGCGGTCGGCGCCCGGTTCCGGGAGCTCATGGCGACGGTGCCGATGCCGGGGATGTTCGGCGACGAATTCGGCGGGTACATCGACACGGAGATCGCGCTGGCCGCCGGAGATCTGGACGGGGCGGAGCGCGGTGCCTCGATCGTCGTGAAGTCCACCGCGGACCGCGGCGACATGCCCGATCTCGGCCGGATCGTCGAGGTCTGCGGCCTGATCCGGTTCCGGCAGGGGAGGCCGGAGACGGCGGTCCGGCTGCTCGGTGCGGCGAAGCGGCTGCGCGGCAGGCTGGACCTCGGAGAACCCGGCATCCGGCAGCTCATCGACGACCTTCGCGAGCATTTCGGCGAGGAGCGTTACGAAGAGCTCCTCGTCCAGGACTCCGGCCTGTCGCGTCCGGACCTGGTGGACTGGATCCGTCAGGAAGCGGGCGCGTGA
- a CDS encoding ABC transporter permease: protein MTTIVAPAPPRHVSLSSSVRHGLSLAWRGVLKIRKNPEQLADVTIAPIIFLVMFVYLFGGALAPSIDDYLQMIVPGIMVFNILQASMTVGVQLNTDVTKGVFDRFRAMPIARSAPLIGAVLADIVRYLVCLVVLMVVATIMGYRIQTGPAEFALAIVLVIAFALAFCWASVFVGMLVKSPGAVQGLMFVVLMPLTFGSNVFVGTSTMPGWLKAWADISPVTQMSDVLRGLMNGGPVAGPLTGALIWMAAAVAVFFPLATWAYRKRV from the coding sequence ATGACGACCATCGTGGCACCCGCGCCACCACGGCACGTTTCCCTGTCGAGCAGCGTGCGGCACGGGCTTTCCCTTGCCTGGCGCGGGGTCCTGAAGATCCGCAAGAACCCGGAGCAGCTGGCCGACGTCACCATCGCGCCGATCATCTTCCTGGTCATGTTCGTCTACCTGTTCGGCGGTGCGCTCGCCCCGAGCATCGACGACTACCTCCAGATGATCGTGCCCGGCATCATGGTGTTCAACATCCTGCAGGCCAGCATGACCGTCGGCGTCCAGCTGAACACCGACGTCACGAAGGGCGTGTTCGACCGGTTCCGGGCCATGCCGATCGCGCGGTCCGCACCGCTGATCGGCGCCGTACTGGCCGACATCGTGCGGTACCTGGTGTGCCTGGTCGTCCTGATGGTCGTCGCGACGATCATGGGCTACCGGATCCAGACCGGACCGGCCGAGTTCGCGCTGGCGATCGTGCTGGTCATCGCGTTCGCGCTGGCGTTCTGCTGGGCTTCGGTGTTCGTCGGGATGCTGGTGAAGAGCCCCGGCGCGGTGCAGGGCCTGATGTTCGTGGTGCTGATGCCGCTGACCTTCGGCAGCAACGTGTTCGTGGGGACGAGCACCATGCCGGGCTGGCTGAAGGCGTGGGCGGACATCAGCCCGGTGACGCAGATGTCCGACGTCCTGCGCGGGCTGATGAACGGCGGACCGGTCGCCGGCCCGCTGACCGGGGCACTGATCTGGATGGCGGCCGCGGTCGCGGTCTTCTTCCCGCTCGCCACGTGGGCTTACCGGAAGCGCGTCTGA
- a CDS encoding ATP-binding cassette domain-containing protein, which yields MTHAIRAEGLVKHYGETKALDGVDLEVPAGKVVGVLGPNGAGKTTAVRILATLIRPDRGHASVFGYDVVKNPMAVRSMIGLTGQYASVDEDLSGTENLVLIGRLLEFSRADAKKRAADLLERFELTGAAGRAIKTYSGGMRRRLDLAASLVGRPKVLYLDEPTTGLDPHARNEVWAVVRTLVADGTTVLLTTQYLEEADQLADTITVFDHGQVVANGRADELKRRTGGQTLQVRPSALADLDAVERILAGLTGVRPNRDDDTGLLTAPVADPVLLSTLVRKLDEAGITADELALRLPSLDEVFLALTGKKTDESTKDTTPEGSLV from the coding sequence ATGACTCACGCGATCAGGGCCGAGGGCCTGGTCAAACACTATGGGGAGACGAAGGCGCTCGACGGGGTCGATCTGGAGGTCCCGGCGGGCAAGGTGGTCGGGGTGCTGGGGCCGAACGGCGCGGGGAAGACGACCGCCGTCCGGATCCTGGCCACCTTGATCCGGCCGGACCGCGGCCACGCGAGCGTCTTCGGGTACGACGTCGTCAAGAATCCGATGGCGGTCCGGAGCATGATCGGGCTGACCGGGCAGTACGCGTCGGTCGACGAGGACCTTTCCGGTACGGAGAACCTCGTCCTGATCGGCAGGCTCCTGGAGTTCTCGAGGGCGGACGCGAAGAAGCGCGCGGCCGACCTGCTGGAGCGGTTCGAGCTGACCGGCGCCGCCGGCCGCGCGATCAAGACCTACTCGGGCGGGATGCGGCGGCGGCTCGACCTCGCCGCGAGCCTGGTCGGCCGTCCCAAGGTGCTCTACCTGGACGAGCCGACCACGGGGCTCGACCCGCACGCCCGCAACGAGGTCTGGGCCGTGGTCCGGACGCTGGTCGCGGACGGCACGACGGTGCTGCTCACCACGCAGTACCTGGAGGAGGCCGACCAGCTGGCCGACACGATCACCGTGTTCGACCACGGGCAGGTCGTGGCGAACGGGCGCGCCGACGAGCTCAAGCGACGGACCGGCGGCCAGACGCTGCAGGTCCGGCCGTCCGCGCTGGCCGACCTCGACGCCGTCGAGCGCATCCTGGCCGGGCTCACCGGGGTCCGGCCGAACCGGGACGACGACACCGGGCTGCTCACCGCACCCGTCGCCGACCCGGTGCTGCTGTCCACTTTGGTCCGCAAGCTGGACGAGGCCGGGATCACCGCGGACGAGCTGGCGCTGCGGCTGCCCAGCCTCGACGAGGTGTTCCTCGCACTGACCGGCAAGAAGACCGATGAGTCCACAAAGGACACCACTCCGGAAGGGAGCCTGGTATGA
- a CDS encoding Hsp70 family protein, with product MDVLAIDFGTSSTVGVLSIHGRGTQVVEIDGSVTMSSAIYADKDGTVFVGRDAERRARLDPSRFEANPKRRIDEGALQLGDVSLPIADAFAAVLRRVGEEAELLLQRPPAQVRISHPAGWGPDRKQILRDAALKAGFGTTTLIPEPVAAAAHYASLGNGHRPPGPIAVYDLGAGTFDCAVVGVSAQGFAVLAEDGLPDLGSLDIDQALLVHIGREVSHSEPARWQRILRPQSVSDRRTRRSLLQDVRDAKESLSRHQQTEIPMPEPFGDVRVTRMELEALVRPSFLRSAELLATTIRRAGLSPDRLGGVYLVGGPSRMPLLASLLANQLRIAPTTQDQPETAVAFGLLHVPAGGEDSQLTVPAFAPVAPPVRQQPVQQQPPRRPQPPRWTPPTPPPAPGRNWQKPTAYGVIVLALAAIVTTIVLLGGGGDEPVAGPAPAKPAGCDQPGAKDAQGFTDCLRRIAAVIPQRDDCRDAPDAAATVGAASAVTCVFKDGKGSNAINYYQGVAMTGLEDGVRQRMTKGKPVEGTWAADGLRGRYLAGVGTRSGIVLFGTEDAPLSAMLVSTRSDGSARTTAEMVEFFTAQLKP from the coding sequence GTGGACGTTCTGGCGATCGATTTCGGTACCTCCAGCACGGTGGGGGTGCTTTCGATCCACGGCAGGGGGACGCAGGTCGTCGAGATCGACGGGTCGGTGACGATGTCGTCCGCGATCTACGCCGACAAGGACGGCACGGTCTTCGTCGGTCGTGACGCCGAGCGCCGGGCCCGGCTGGATCCGAGCCGGTTCGAGGCCAATCCGAAGCGGCGCATCGACGAGGGCGCCCTCCAGCTCGGTGACGTCTCGCTTCCCATCGCCGACGCCTTCGCCGCGGTTCTGCGCCGGGTCGGCGAAGAGGCCGAGCTGCTCCTGCAGCGTCCGCCCGCCCAAGTGCGCATTTCGCATCCCGCGGGCTGGGGCCCGGATCGCAAGCAGATCCTCCGCGACGCCGCGCTCAAAGCCGGCTTCGGTACCACGACGCTCATTCCCGAGCCGGTCGCCGCCGCCGCGCATTACGCCTCCCTCGGCAACGGTCACCGGCCGCCCGGTCCGATCGCGGTGTACGACCTCGGGGCGGGCACCTTCGACTGCGCGGTGGTCGGTGTCAGCGCGCAGGGGTTCGCCGTGCTGGCCGAGGACGGTCTGCCCGATCTCGGCAGTCTCGACATCGACCAGGCGCTCCTGGTGCACATCGGCCGCGAGGTTTCGCATTCGGAACCCGCGCGCTGGCAACGGATCCTGCGCCCGCAGTCGGTCAGCGACCGCCGGACGCGCCGGTCGTTGCTGCAGGACGTCCGTGACGCCAAGGAAAGCCTGTCCCGCCACCAGCAGACCGAGATCCCGATGCCGGAGCCGTTCGGCGACGTGCGGGTCACGCGGATGGAGCTCGAGGCGCTCGTCCGGCCGAGTTTCCTGCGCAGTGCCGAGCTTCTGGCCACCACGATCCGCCGTGCCGGGCTGTCCCCGGACCGGCTCGGTGGCGTCTACCTCGTCGGCGGGCCGAGCCGGATGCCGTTGCTGGCGAGCCTGCTGGCGAATCAGCTCAGGATCGCGCCGACGACGCAGGACCAGCCGGAGACGGCGGTCGCGTTCGGGCTGCTCCACGTGCCGGCCGGGGGCGAGGATTCCCAGCTGACGGTCCCCGCGTTCGCGCCTGTCGCGCCGCCGGTGCGGCAACAGCCGGTGCAGCAACAGCCGCCGCGCCGCCCGCAACCACCGCGCTGGACGCCACCGACGCCCCCACCCGCACCGGGCCGGAACTGGCAGAAGCCCACGGCCTACGGCGTCATCGTGCTCGCTCTCGCGGCGATCGTGACGACGATCGTCCTGCTCGGCGGCGGCGGAGACGAGCCGGTCGCCGGACCGGCGCCGGCGAAACCGGCCGGTTGCGATCAACCGGGAGCGAAGGACGCGCAGGGGTTCACGGACTGTCTCCGCCGGATCGCCGCCGTCATCCCGCAGCGGGACGACTGCCGGGACGCCCCGGACGCGGCCGCCACGGTGGGCGCGGCTTCGGCGGTCACCTGCGTCTTCAAGGACGGCAAGGGCTCGAACGCGATCAACTACTACCAGGGCGTCGCGATGACCGGCCTGGAGGACGGCGTCCGGCAGCGCATGACCAAGGGCAAGCCCGTCGAAGGCACCTGGGCGGCCGACGGGCTCCGGGGGCGCTACTTGGCGGGTGTGGGCACGCGAAGCGGCATCGTGCTCTTCGGAACCGAAGACGCGCCGTTGAGCGCGATGCTCGTCTCGACCCGCAGCGATGGCTCCGCGCGGACGACCGCGGAGATGGTCGAGTTCTTCACGGCGCAGCTCAAGCCTTGA
- a CDS encoding endonuclease/exonuclease/phosphatase family protein, translating to METAAAPFLIGILDGMVIEERVVPRGAGRKLVSGLLIGAVVPFAVLTALRLVGYDGNTYTIAALALTPYAGIATLVLGVLALGLRRWWIGVVALVLTCTIASLVLPRSFANEQKALAGKHVRVLASNMLGGQADPDRIVGYVKEHRVDVLSLTEMTPEAITGLERAGLFQVLPYHVLHPAEWASGSGLVSRYPLTPLKLSGASDYKQPSASVDLGDGVRIEVVAVHPAAPMWDRHAWVDEAKDLPYADAEHDIRILAGDFNASLDHALFRELLTRGYVDAADQLGKALEGTWTNGLVPPVPIDHVLADKRTAIADFKVLETPGSDHDAVYAEIVLPGK from the coding sequence GTGGAGACGGCCGCCGCGCCGTTCCTGATCGGCATACTCGACGGCATGGTGATCGAAGAACGCGTGGTGCCGCGAGGTGCCGGGCGAAAGCTGGTCAGCGGGCTGCTCATCGGGGCGGTCGTGCCGTTCGCGGTGCTGACGGCGTTGCGGCTGGTGGGCTACGACGGCAACACGTACACGATCGCGGCGCTCGCGCTCACGCCGTACGCCGGGATCGCGACGCTGGTGCTCGGCGTCCTCGCGCTGGGGCTGCGCCGCTGGTGGATCGGTGTGGTCGCGTTGGTGCTGACCTGCACGATCGCGTCCCTGGTGCTGCCGCGGTCGTTCGCGAACGAGCAGAAGGCGCTCGCCGGGAAGCACGTGCGCGTGCTGGCGTCGAACATGCTCGGCGGGCAGGCGGATCCGGATAGGATCGTCGGCTACGTGAAGGAGCACCGGGTCGACGTCCTGAGCCTGACCGAGATGACGCCCGAGGCGATCACCGGGCTCGAACGGGCCGGGCTGTTCCAGGTCCTGCCCTACCACGTGCTGCACCCGGCCGAGTGGGCGTCGGGCTCCGGGCTGGTGTCGAGGTATCCGCTGACGCCGCTGAAGCTGAGCGGCGCTTCGGACTACAAGCAGCCCAGCGCGAGCGTGGACCTCGGCGACGGCGTCCGGATCGAGGTCGTCGCGGTCCATCCGGCGGCGCCGATGTGGGACCGGCACGCTTGGGTCGACGAGGCCAAGGACCTGCCGTATGCCGACGCCGAGCACGACATCCGGATCCTGGCGGGCGACTTCAACGCGAGCCTCGACCACGCGCTCTTCCGTGAGCTGCTGACCAGGGGATACGTGGACGCGGCCGATCAGCTGGGGAAGGCGCTGGAGGGCACCTGGACGAACGGGCTGGTGCCGCCGGTGCCGATCGACCACGTGCTGGCGGACAAACGGACGGCCATCGCGGACTTCAAGGTGCTGGAGACGCCGGGCAGCGATCACGACGCCGTCTACGCGGAAATCGTCCTGCCCGGAAAGTGA